A part of Arachis hypogaea cultivar Tifrunner chromosome 12, arahy.Tifrunner.gnm2.J5K5, whole genome shotgun sequence genomic DNA contains:
- the LOC112726366 gene encoding uncharacterized protein, giving the protein MALSSLHFHHHPLLPHTLTTKLHPKLFTPPSFSSIQTFKVSVVSSSASAITPQHHQHPLPPNFSPTELLDLLRCQNDELSAIRIFQWAAKQPNFSPNLTVYNEILRHLGNVGYLDSMLNVLGEMKSTNCTVDSSTFIIFIESYANFNSHERIIELFQLMENEFGLKPDTHFYNIALNALVEGGKLRLVENLHSKMINNGVRSDVSTFNILIKALCKVHQLRPAILMLEDMGSYGLVPDEMTYTTLMQGFIEEGDMKGALRIKEQMVESGCLMTNVSVNVLVNGFCKDGRVEEALRFIDGVSDEGFSPNQVTLNALVNGLCKTGNIKEALEMMDFMLERGFDLDVHTYNSLIFGLCRSDEVDEAVEILEQMLSKDCSPNTETYNMLISTLCKENHVEAATKLVHVLTSWGILPNVSTFNTLLQGLCMASNREIAMVLFKEMKKGGCRPNEFTYSILIDSLCSERKLKEALLLLKEMEANRCTRNVVVYNTLIDGLCKNKRIKEAEEIFDQMELEGVSRNSVTYNTLIDGLCKSKRTEEAAQLMDQMITEGLKPDKYTYNSMLAHYCRNGDIKKSAEIVQTMSSNGIEPDIVTYGTLVQGLCKAGRTEVASRLLRSVQMKGMVLTPRTYNPVLQALFKRKRIKEGMRLFREMMEKADPPDALTYKIVFRGLCNGGGSIQEAVDFTVEMLEKGILPEFPSFCFLAEGLCSLSREETLIELINMVMEKAKLSQGETSMIRGFLKIQKFSDALANLGGILERQNKPRRF; this is encoded by the coding sequence ATGGCTCTGTCATCACTTCACTTCCACCACCACCCTCTCCTCCCCCACACACTAACAACAAAACTTCACCCAAAACTCTTCACTCCCCCTTCTTTTTCTTCCATTCAAACGTTCAAAGTTTCTGTAGTTTCGTCTTCAGCTTCCGCAATAACACCCCAACACCATCAACACCCGCTCCCACCAAATTTCTCACCCACCGAACTCCTTGATCTCTTGCGCTGTCAAAACGATGAGTTGTCTGCAATTCGCATCTTCCAATGGGCGGCAAAGCAGCCCAATTTCTCACCCAATCTCACCGTCTACAATGAAATCCTTCGTCATCTTGGCAATGTTGGTTACTTAGATTCAATGTTAAATGTACTTGGTGAAATGAAGTCTACAAATTGCACTGTCGATTCAAGTACTTTTATAATCTTCATTGAGAGTTATGCTAATTTTAACTCACATGAAAGGATTATCGAACTCTTCCAATTGATGGAAAATGAGTTTGGTTTGAAGCCTGATACACATTTTTATAACATTGCTTTAAATGCTCTTGTTGAAGGCGGAAAGCTTAGGCTAGTGGAAAATTTGCATTCGAAGATGATTAATAATGGAGTTAGATCTGATGTTTCAACTTTCAATATCTTAATTAAGGCTCTGTGCAAGGTGCATCAGTTGAGACCTGCAATTTTGATGCTTGAGGATATGGGGAGTTATGGTCTGGTGCCAGATGAGATGACATACACAACACTGATGCAGGGTTTCATTGAGGAAGGTGACATGAAGGGTGCCTTGAGGATCAAGGAACAGATGGTTGAGTCTGGGTGCCTGATGACGAATGTGTCGGTGAATGTTCTCGTGAATGGTTTTTGCAAAGATGGGAGAGTTGAGGAGGCGTTGAGGTTTATTGACGGGGTTTCTGACGAAGGTTTTTCCCCAAATCAAGTTACACTAAATGCATTGGTGAATGGATTGTGCAAGACTGGGAATATCAAGgaggctttggagatgatggATTTCATGCTCGAGAGAGGGTTCGACTTGGATGTGCACACGTACAACTCATTGATTTTTGGGTTGTGTAGGTCAGACGAGGTTGATGAGGCGGTTGAGATTCTTGAGCAGATGCTTTCAAAGGATTGTTCACCGAACACTGAAACTTACAACATGCTGATTAGCACTCTGTGCAAGGAGAACCATGTTGAGGCAGCCACTAAACTCGTCCACGTGCTTACTTCTTGGGGGATTTTGCCCAATGTTTCCACGTTCAATACTTTGCTACAAGGCCTCTGCATGGCCAGTAATCGCGAAATTGCTATGGTGCTGTTCAAGGAGATGAAGAAAGGAGGGTGTCGGCCGAATGAATTCACATACAGTATATTGATTGACAGCCTATGCTCCGAGAGGAAACTTAAAGAAGCTTTGTTGCTACTTAAAGAAATGGAGGCAAATCGCTGCACTAGGAATGTGGTAGTGTACAATACTCTGATTGATGGTTTGTGCAAGAACAAAAGGATTAAAGAAGCTGAGGAGATCTTCGACCAGATGGAGCTTGAGGGTGTGTCAAGAAATTCAGTAACCTATAACACTCTCATTGATGGCCTGTGCAAAAGTAAAAGAACAGAAGAAGCTGCACAACTTATGGATCAGATGATAACGGAAGGATTAAAGCCGGATAAGTACACTTATAATTCAATGCTTGCACACTATTGCCGAAATGGGGATATAAAGAAATCTGCTGAAATTGTGCAGACCATGAGTTCAAATGGGATTGAACCAGATATTGTAACCTATGGGACCCTTGTTCAAGGACTGTGTAAGGCTGGTAGGACAGAGGTTGCAAGTAGGCTTCTCAGATCAGTTCAGATGAAAGGTATGGTCTTGACTCCGCGCACTTATAACCCGGTGCTTCAAGCACTCTttaaaagaaagagaataaaagaaggtATGAGGCTGTTTAGAGAAATGATGGAGAAAGCTGATCCTCCGGATGCTTTAACGTACAAAATCGTTTTCCGCGGCCTTTgtaatggtggtggttccatacaAGAGGCTGTCGACTTCACCGTCGAGATGCTGGAGAAAGGAATATTGCCAGAGTTCCCGTCGTTTTGTTTCTTGGCAGAAGGTCTTTGTTCTTTGTCCAGGGAGGAGACACTCATTGAACTCATCAATATGGTGATGGAGAAAGCAAAGTTATCGCAGGGGGAAACATCTATGATTAGGGGATTCCTCAAGATCCAAAAATTTAGTGATGCATTGGCCAATCTTGGTGGTATATTAGAAAGGCAAAACAAGCCCAGAAGATTTTAG
- the LOC112726370 gene encoding pentatricopeptide repeat-containing protein At5g66520, with protein sequence MSKVNAFADRIVSLLKHCHSVVQVQQIQAQLIVHNLHSHTTIAQHFISASQNHGLLNSATLLFTLFLPKPHVFICNSLIRAFSHSNIPHTPLSIYAHMHNNSIVPNNFTFPFLFKSLSDSCDLIGAQCVYTHVVKLGHLNDVYVQNSVLDLYASCGDMWLCQKLFDEMLHRDVVSWTVMIMGYRKAGKYDNALLVFEQMQYAGVEPNRVTMVNALAASANFGAIEMGTWIHDIVRRNKWELDVVLGTALIEMYAKCGRVEEGMSVFRSMKEKNLYTWNAVIKGLALAKSGEEAIWWFDRMQKDGFRPDDLTLVAVLSACSHSGLVETGRQIFRYVVNGKYGFQPNVKHYSCMVDLLGRSGRLQEAFEFIRYMPFEPTKAIWGSLLASSKSQGNLELSELAARKLVELEPDNTAYYVHLSNLYAEMGRWSDVEKVRGMMKDRQLTKDLGCSSVEVECQEHVGELMA encoded by the coding sequence ATGTCTAAGGTGAATGCTTTTGCTGACAGAATAGTGAGTCTGCTGAAGCATTGCCATAGTGTTGTTCAGGTTCAGCAGATTCAAGCACAACTCATTGTACACAACCTCCATTCCCACACCACCATTGCTCAGCACTTCATCTCTGCATCCCAAAACCATGGCCTCCTCAACTCTGCAACTCTTCTCTTTACCCTCTTCCTTCCAAAACCTCATGTCTTCATCTGCAACTCTCTCATCAGAGCCTTCTCCCACTCCAACATCCCTCACACCCCTCTATCCATTTACGCCCACATGCACAACAACTCCATTGTCCCCAACAACTtcaccttccctttcctctttaaGTCATTGTCCGACTCGTGCGACCTCATTGGTGCCCAGTGCGTGTACACTCACGTTGTCAAATTGGGGCATTTGAATGATGTTTATGTGCAGAATTCGGTTCTTGATTTGTATGCGTCGTGTGGGGATATGTGGTTGTGTCAGAaactgtttgatgaaatgctccaCAGAGATGTTGTATCGTGGACTGTGATGATTATGGGGTACCGGAAAGCTGGCAAGTATGACAATGCCTTGCTTGTGTTTGAACAAATGCAGTATGCTGGTGTGGAGCCTAATAGGGTCACCATGGTGAATGCCTTGGCTGCTTCTGCTAATTTTGGTGCTATTGAGATGGGGACTTGGATACATGATATTGTGAGGAGGAACAAGTGGGAATTGGATGTTGTATTGGGGACAGCATTGATCGAGATGTATGCCAAATGTGGCAGAGTTGAAGAGGGGATGAGTGTTTTCAggagcatgaaggagaagaatttaTATACTTGGAATGCAGTTATCAAGGGACTTGCTTTAGCTAAGAGTGGAGAGGAGGCAATTTGGTGGTTTGATAGAATGCAGAAAGATGGATTTAGACCTGATGATTTGACTTTGGTTGCTGTTCTTTCTGCTTGCAGCCACTCAGGATTGGTAGAGACTGGTAGACAGATCTTCAGGTACGTGGTTAATGGCAAGTATGGGTTTCAGCCTAATGTTAAACACTATTCTTGCATGGTTGACCTTTTAGGTCGTTCCGGCCGGTTGCAGGAGGCTTTTGAGTTCATAAGGTATATGCCGTTTGAACCGACGAAAGCTATTTGGGGTTCCTTGTTGGCTAGTTCAAAATCTCAGGGTAACTTGGAGTTGAGTGAATTGGCAGCCAGAAAGCTAGTTGAATTGGAGCCAGATAACACTGCATATTATGTTCATCTGTCTAATCTGTATGCAGAGATGGGAAGATGGAGTGATGTTGAGAAAGTAAGGGGAATGATGAAAGATAGACAATTGACGAAAGATTTGGGATGTAGTTCTGTGGAGGTTGAATGCCAAGAACATGTTGGAGAACTTATGGCATAA